A stretch of Zonotrichia leucophrys gambelii isolate GWCS_2022_RI chromosome 19, RI_Zleu_2.0, whole genome shotgun sequence DNA encodes these proteins:
- the BCL7B gene encoding B-cell CLL/lymphoma 7 protein family member B isoform X1 gives MSGRSVRAETRSRAKDDIKKVMAAIERVRRWEKKWVTVGDTSLRIFKWVPVADSKEKEKSKSSSSTAREANGFPADTSANSSLLLEFQGAVSADENSNQSSLSDVYQLKVDSSPNSSPSPQQSESMSPAHTSDFRTDDSQPPTLGQETLEEPSLPSSEVADEPPTLTKEEPVPLETQVTEEDEDSGAPPLKRFCADQNSVCHTASES, from the exons ATGTCGGGGCGCTCGGTGCGGGCCGAGACCCGCAGCCGCGCCAAAGATGACATCAAGAAGGTGATGGCAGCCATCGAGCGCGTCCGCAGATG GGAGAAGAAGTGGGTGACGGTGGGCGACACGTCTCTGCGGATATTCAAGTGGGTGCCAGTGGCGGACAGTAAGGAG AAAGAGAAATCCAAATCGAGTAGCAGCACGGCCCGAGAAGCCAATGGCTTCCCAGCTGACACCTCTGCCAACTCCTCCCTCCTTCTGGAGTTCCAAG GTGCTGTTTCTGCAGATGAGAACAGCAACCAGAGCTCCCTGTCTGATGTATACCAGCTCAAGGTGGACAGCAGTCCCAACTCCAGCCCCAGTCCTCAACAGAGCGAGTCCATGAGTCCTGCCCACACGTCTGACTTCCGCACAGACGACTCACAGCCTCCTACCCTGGGGCAGGAGACTCTGGAAG agccctccctgccttcctcagaAGTGGCAGATGAGCCTCCCACTCTCACAAAGGAAGAGCCAGTCCCCCTTGAGACTCAG GTAACTGAAGAGGATGAGGACTCTGGTGCGCCGCCTCTGAAGAGATTTTGTGCTGACCAGAACTCTGTGTGCCACACAGCCTCAGAGAGCTAA
- the BCL7B gene encoding B-cell CLL/lymphoma 7 protein family member B isoform X2: MSGRSVRAETRSRAKDDIKKVMAAIERVRRWEKKWVTVGDTSLRIFKWVPVADSKEKEKSKSSSSTAREANGFPADTSANSSLLLEFQDENSNQSSLSDVYQLKVDSSPNSSPSPQQSESMSPAHTSDFRTDDSQPPTLGQETLEEPSLPSSEVADEPPTLTKEEPVPLETQVTEEDEDSGAPPLKRFCADQNSVCHTASES; this comes from the exons ATGTCGGGGCGCTCGGTGCGGGCCGAGACCCGCAGCCGCGCCAAAGATGACATCAAGAAGGTGATGGCAGCCATCGAGCGCGTCCGCAGATG GGAGAAGAAGTGGGTGACGGTGGGCGACACGTCTCTGCGGATATTCAAGTGGGTGCCAGTGGCGGACAGTAAGGAG AAAGAGAAATCCAAATCGAGTAGCAGCACGGCCCGAGAAGCCAATGGCTTCCCAGCTGACACCTCTGCCAACTCCTCCCTCCTTCTGGAGTTCCAAG ATGAGAACAGCAACCAGAGCTCCCTGTCTGATGTATACCAGCTCAAGGTGGACAGCAGTCCCAACTCCAGCCCCAGTCCTCAACAGAGCGAGTCCATGAGTCCTGCCCACACGTCTGACTTCCGCACAGACGACTCACAGCCTCCTACCCTGGGGCAGGAGACTCTGGAAG agccctccctgccttcctcagaAGTGGCAGATGAGCCTCCCACTCTCACAAAGGAAGAGCCAGTCCCCCTTGAGACTCAG GTAACTGAAGAGGATGAGGACTCTGGTGCGCCGCCTCTGAAGAGATTTTGTGCTGACCAGAACTCTGTGTGCCACACAGCCTCAGAGAGCTAA
- the TBL2 gene encoding transducin beta-like protein 2 isoform X1: protein MEAVAGLGGSVLPGALIVLMLVLLLAVALHRSASRETPTAPQDEPRANGHARPRKAKPAARARREKPHQHSFAHRLLVAALKGHSSPVTCLDFSSNGKYLASCSEDRTVRLWSTRDLAGREHRCLRVNMGLDHAELVRLSPDSRAFIVWLANAETIRVYKMTKKDDGSFTFTATSGDFPKKHKAPVINIGIAETGKFIMTASSDTNILIWSPKGEVLASINTNQMNNAYATVSPCGRFVASCGFTPDVKVWVVCFSKNGDFREVTRAFELKGHTAGVQSFSFSNDSRRMATVSKDGTWKFWDTDVEYKKQQDPHLLLTGQCAVLEPCRIALSPDGRTVAVASGTDIVVYNTRRGEEEERFLGVHSHCITDLAFDTTGRYVVSCGDRAIRVLHNAAGHRAVVEEMEAMLKKTGNKATQERLEQQISSARKALAAIYGKKH from the exons ATGGAGGCGGTTGCAGGGCTGGGCGGGTCGGTGCTGCCAGGCGCCCTCATCGTCCTCAtgcttgtcctgctgctggcgGTCGCGCTGCACCGCTCTGCTTCGCGGGAGACTCCCACCGCCCCGCAGGACG AACCCAGGGCGAACGGGCACGCCAGGCCGCGGAAGGCGAAGCCGGCGGCGAGGGCTCGCAGGGAGAAGCCGCACCAGCACAGCTTCGCACACCggctgctggtggctgcccTCAAG ggccacagcagcCCGGTCACCTGCCTGGACTTCAGCAGCAACGGCAAATACCTGGCATCATGCTCTGAGGACCGCACAGTGCGGCTGTGGAGCACCCGGGACCTGGCAGGGCGGGAGCACCGCTGCCTGCGCGTCAACATGGGGCTGGACCACGCCGAGCTCGTCCGCCTCAGCCCCGACTCACG GGCTTTTATTGTCTGGCTGGCCAATGCTGAGACCATTCGTGTCTACAAGATGACCAAGAAGGATGACGGCAGCTTCACCTTCACTGCGACTTCTGGGGACTTCCCAAAGAAGCACAAGGCTCCTGTCATTAACATAGGGATTGCAGAGACAG ggaagttTATCATGACAGCTTCCAGTGACACCAACATCCTGATCTGGAGCCCAAAGGGCGAAGTCCTGGCCAGCATTAACACCAACCAGATGAACAATGCCTATGCCACAGTGTCACCCTGTGGGAG GTTTGTGGCATCCTGTGGCTTTACCCCTGATGTGAAGGTATGGGTGGTGTGTTTTAGCAAGAACGGAGACTTCAGGGAGGTGACCAGGGCTTTTGAGTTGAAGGGCCACACTGCTGGTGTAcaatccttttccttctccaacGACTCAAGGAG GATGGCGACCGTGTCAAAGGATGGCACATGGAAGTTCTGGGACACAGATGTGGAGTACAAGAAGCAGCAGGACCCACACCTGCTTCTGACAGGGCAGTGTGCAGTGCTGGAGCCATGCCGCATTGCTCTGTCCCCTGACGGCCGCACGGTCGCTGTGGCGAGCGGCACAGACATTGTGGTGTACAACACACGGCGcggtgaggaggaggagcgtTTTCTTGGCGTGCACAGCCACTGTATCACAGACCTTGCATTTGACACCACTGGCCGCTATGTCGTGTCCTGTGGGGACCGCGCTATCCGTGTTCTCCACAACGCTGCCGGGCACCGTGCCGTGGTGGAGGAGATGGAGGCCATGCTGAAAAAAACTGGGAACAAAGCCAcacaggagaggctggagcagcagatctCCAGTGCTCGCAAAGCATTGGCTGCCATCTATGGCAAGAAGCACTAA
- the TBL2 gene encoding transducin beta-like protein 2 isoform X2: protein MRTRKFHPLLVPAADAAAGIWRRLQGWAGRCCQAPSSSSCLSCCWRSRCTALLRGRLPPPRRTGHSSPVTCLDFSSNGKYLASCSEDRTVRLWSTRDLAGREHRCLRVNMGLDHAELVRLSPDSRAFIVWLANAETIRVYKMTKKDDGSFTFTATSGDFPKKHKAPVINIGIAETGKFIMTASSDTNILIWSPKGEVLASINTNQMNNAYATVSPCGRFVASCGFTPDVKVWVVCFSKNGDFREVTRAFELKGHTAGVQSFSFSNDSRRMATVSKDGTWKFWDTDVEYKKQQDPHLLLTGQCAVLEPCRIALSPDGRTVAVASGTDIVVYNTRRGEEEERFLGVHSHCITDLAFDTTGRYVVSCGDRAIRVLHNAAGHRAVVEEMEAMLKKTGNKATQERLEQQISSARKALAAIYGKKH from the exons ATGCGCACACGGAAATTTCACCCCCTCCTGGTACCAGCCGCTGACGCGGCGGCGGGAATATGGAGGCGGTTGCAGGGCTGGGCGGGTCGGTGCTGCCAGGCGCCCTCATCGTCCTCAtgcttgtcctgctgctggcgGTCGCGCTGCACCGCTCTGCTTCGCGGGAGACTCCCACCGCCCCGCAGGACG ggccacagcagcCCGGTCACCTGCCTGGACTTCAGCAGCAACGGCAAATACCTGGCATCATGCTCTGAGGACCGCACAGTGCGGCTGTGGAGCACCCGGGACCTGGCAGGGCGGGAGCACCGCTGCCTGCGCGTCAACATGGGGCTGGACCACGCCGAGCTCGTCCGCCTCAGCCCCGACTCACG GGCTTTTATTGTCTGGCTGGCCAATGCTGAGACCATTCGTGTCTACAAGATGACCAAGAAGGATGACGGCAGCTTCACCTTCACTGCGACTTCTGGGGACTTCCCAAAGAAGCACAAGGCTCCTGTCATTAACATAGGGATTGCAGAGACAG ggaagttTATCATGACAGCTTCCAGTGACACCAACATCCTGATCTGGAGCCCAAAGGGCGAAGTCCTGGCCAGCATTAACACCAACCAGATGAACAATGCCTATGCCACAGTGTCACCCTGTGGGAG GTTTGTGGCATCCTGTGGCTTTACCCCTGATGTGAAGGTATGGGTGGTGTGTTTTAGCAAGAACGGAGACTTCAGGGAGGTGACCAGGGCTTTTGAGTTGAAGGGCCACACTGCTGGTGTAcaatccttttccttctccaacGACTCAAGGAG GATGGCGACCGTGTCAAAGGATGGCACATGGAAGTTCTGGGACACAGATGTGGAGTACAAGAAGCAGCAGGACCCACACCTGCTTCTGACAGGGCAGTGTGCAGTGCTGGAGCCATGCCGCATTGCTCTGTCCCCTGACGGCCGCACGGTCGCTGTGGCGAGCGGCACAGACATTGTGGTGTACAACACACGGCGcggtgaggaggaggagcgtTTTCTTGGCGTGCACAGCCACTGTATCACAGACCTTGCATTTGACACCACTGGCCGCTATGTCGTGTCCTGTGGGGACCGCGCTATCCGTGTTCTCCACAACGCTGCCGGGCACCGTGCCGTGGTGGAGGAGATGGAGGCCATGCTGAAAAAAACTGGGAACAAAGCCAcacaggagaggctggagcagcagatctCCAGTGCTCGCAAAGCATTGGCTGCCATCTATGGCAAGAAGCACTAA